The following are from one region of the Stenotrophomonas lactitubi genome:
- a CDS encoding SirB1 family protein, which translates to MQDRITLPDWDALAAFDDEALPLLPTALLIARDEYPDLQPSTYDALVQSHVEHLRAEVDSIEHSPLKMAAINRHLFDELGYSGDHQEYYDPRNSYLNQVFERRLGNPISLALVQMEVARRLGIPLDGVSFPGHFLVRLPVDDGVLVMDPFNGGRPLDVDELRERAKSHLGGQMPDDQVLAQILDPAPSRAILIRMLRNLHGVYAEASEWDRAARSADRLLKLAPEQDDALRDRGLAYLQLDYLAGARTDLGLYLKRNPEASDAQWLREKLIDLGGPAPRLH; encoded by the coding sequence ATGCAGGACCGGATCACACTCCCCGACTGGGATGCACTGGCCGCCTTCGACGACGAGGCGCTGCCACTGCTGCCGACCGCGCTGCTGATCGCGCGCGATGAATATCCCGATCTGCAGCCGTCGACCTACGATGCGCTGGTGCAGAGCCACGTCGAGCACCTGCGCGCCGAGGTGGACAGCATCGAGCACAGCCCGCTGAAGATGGCCGCCATCAACCGGCATCTGTTCGATGAGCTGGGTTACAGCGGCGACCACCAGGAGTACTACGACCCGCGCAACAGCTACCTCAACCAGGTCTTCGAGCGCCGTCTGGGCAATCCGATCTCGCTGGCGCTGGTGCAGATGGAAGTGGCGCGACGGCTGGGCATTCCGCTGGACGGGGTGTCATTTCCCGGTCATTTCCTGGTGCGCCTGCCGGTCGACGATGGCGTGCTGGTGATGGACCCGTTCAATGGTGGCCGCCCGCTGGACGTGGACGAACTGCGCGAACGCGCCAAGTCGCACCTGGGCGGGCAGATGCCTGACGACCAGGTGCTGGCGCAGATCCTCGATCCTGCACCGAGCCGCGCGATCCTGATCCGCATGCTGCGCAACCTGCATGGGGTCTATGCCGAGGCCAGCGAGTGGGATCGTGCCGCGCGCAGTGCCGACCGCCTGCTCAAGCTCGCCCCCGAACAGGACGATGCCCTGCGTGATCGCGGCCTGGCCTATCTGCAGCTGGACTACCTGGCCGGGGCTCGCACCGACCTGGGCCTGTACCTGAAGCGCAACCCCGAGGCCAGCGACGCGCAATGGCTGCGCGAGAAGCTGATTGATCTCGGCGGGCCGGCACCACGGCTGCATTGA
- a CDS encoding rubredoxin, with the protein MAARESSPDYPMSEATPTTLRTWMCVVCGFLYREADGLPEEGIAPGTRWEDIPETWTCPDCGVTKDDFEMVEID; encoded by the coding sequence ATGGCGGCCCGTGAATCCAGCCCTGATTATCCGATGAGCGAAGCCACCCCCACCACCCTGCGTACCTGGATGTGCGTGGTCTGCGGATTCCTGTACCGCGAAGCGGATGGGCTGCCGGAAGAGGGCATCGCTCCGGGAACGCGCTGGGAAGACATCCCCGAGACCTGGACATGCCCGGATTGCGGCGTGACCAAGGACGATTTCGAGATGGTCGAGATCGACTGA
- the thiE gene encoding thiamine phosphate synthase, translated as MTSASPTPRGVYLITPDEPDTARLLARTAPLLAAGATWLQYRNKTASDALRREQATALQALCAAHGVPLIVNDDPALAQAIGAAGVHLGGTDGDIGAARSLLGPDAIIGASCYDQLANAERAVAAGASYVAFGAFFPTTTKVTSSRAHVDLLRQSAALGVPRVAIGGLSPDNVGPIIDAGADLLAVVSGIYAAQDPVATQRAYLARFDTPQ; from the coding sequence ATGACCTCTGCTTCCCCGACGCCCCGCGGCGTCTACCTGATCACCCCGGATGAACCCGATACCGCCCGCCTGCTGGCGCGCACCGCGCCGCTGCTGGCTGCCGGCGCCACCTGGCTGCAGTACCGCAACAAGACCGCCAGCGATGCCCTGCGGCGGGAACAGGCCACGGCCCTGCAGGCCTTGTGCGCAGCCCATGGCGTGCCGCTGATCGTCAACGACGACCCGGCGCTTGCCCAGGCCATCGGCGCGGCCGGCGTGCACCTGGGCGGCACCGACGGTGACATCGGCGCCGCGCGCAGCCTGCTCGGCCCCGACGCCATCATCGGCGCGTCCTGCTACGACCAGCTGGCCAATGCCGAGCGTGCCGTGGCCGCCGGCGCCAGCTACGTGGCCTTCGGCGCGTTCTTCCCCACCACCACCAAGGTCACCAGCAGCCGCGCCCATGTTGACCTGCTGCGGCAAAGCGCCGCACTGGGCGTGCCGCGGGTGGCGATTGGCGGCCTGAGCCCGGACAATGTCGGTCCCATCATCGATGCCGGCGCCGATCTGCTGGCCGTGGTCAGCGGCATCTACGCCGCGCAGGACCCGGTCGCGACCCAGCGCGCCTACCTCGCCCGTTTCGATACGCCGCAGTAA
- the hemL gene encoding glutamate-1-semialdehyde 2,1-aminomutase — protein sequence MNHDQSHALFSRAQELLPGGVNSPVRAFKSVGGEPFFVERADGAYLYDVDGNRYIDYVGSWGPMIVGHNHTAVRQAVKKAIDNGLSFGAPCAAEVTMAETITRLVPSCEMVRMVNSGTEATLSAIRLARGATGRNCIVKFEGCYHGHGDSFLVKAGSGMLTLGVPTSPGVPAGLSELTLTLPYNDFEAATALFEARGSEIAGLIIEPVVGNANCIPPRAGYLQHLRALCTQYGALLIFDEVMTGFRVALGGAQAYYGITPDLTTFGKIIGGGMPVGAYGGRRELMQQIAPAGPIYQAGTLSGNPVAMAAGLAMLELIQQPGFHDDLSARAARLCAGLEAAAADAGVAVTTTQVGAMFGLFFTSEKVETYAQATACDIPAFNRFFHAMLDQGVFLAPSAYEAGFLSNAHDDAVIEATLAAARVAFKAAKG from the coding sequence ATGAACCACGACCAGTCCCACGCCCTGTTCTCCCGCGCCCAGGAACTGCTGCCCGGCGGCGTCAACTCACCGGTGCGCGCGTTCAAGTCGGTCGGCGGCGAACCCTTCTTCGTCGAGCGCGCCGACGGCGCTTACCTGTACGACGTCGACGGCAACCGCTACATCGACTACGTGGGTTCGTGGGGCCCGATGATCGTCGGCCACAACCACACCGCCGTGCGCCAGGCAGTGAAGAAGGCGATCGACAACGGCCTGTCCTTCGGTGCGCCGTGCGCAGCGGAAGTGACCATGGCCGAGACCATCACCCGTCTGGTGCCGTCGTGCGAGATGGTGCGCATGGTGAACTCCGGTACCGAGGCTACCCTGTCGGCGATCCGCCTGGCGCGCGGGGCCACCGGCCGCAACTGCATCGTCAAGTTCGAAGGCTGCTACCACGGCCACGGCGACTCGTTCCTGGTGAAGGCCGGCAGCGGCATGCTGACCCTGGGCGTGCCGACCTCGCCCGGCGTGCCGGCCGGCCTGAGCGAACTGACCCTGACCCTGCCCTACAACGACTTCGAGGCGGCCACCGCCCTGTTCGAGGCACGCGGCAGCGAGATCGCCGGCCTGATCATCGAACCGGTGGTGGGCAACGCCAACTGCATTCCGCCGCGCGCAGGCTACCTGCAGCACCTGCGTGCGCTGTGCACGCAGTACGGCGCCCTGCTGATCTTCGACGAAGTGATGACCGGTTTCCGCGTTGCCCTTGGCGGTGCGCAGGCGTACTACGGCATCACCCCGGACCTGACCACCTTCGGCAAGATCATCGGCGGCGGCATGCCGGTGGGCGCCTACGGCGGCCGTCGCGAACTGATGCAGCAGATCGCCCCGGCCGGCCCGATCTACCAGGCCGGTACGCTCAGCGGCAATCCGGTGGCGATGGCCGCCGGCCTGGCCATGCTGGAGCTGATCCAGCAGCCGGGTTTCCACGACGATCTGAGCGCGCGCGCCGCACGCCTGTGTGCGGGCCTGGAAGCGGCCGCCGCCGATGCGGGCGTAGCGGTGACCACCACCCAGGTGGGCGCGATGTTCGGGCTGTTCTTCACCAGCGAAAAGGTGGAGACCTATGCCCAGGCCACGGCCTGCGACATCCCGGCATTCAACCGCTTCTTCCACGCGATGCTGGACCAGGGCGTGTTCCTGGCACCGTCGGCGTACGAGGCCGGCTTCCTGTCCAACGCTCATGATGATGCGGTGATCGAGGCCACGCTGGCAGCGGCGCGCGTGGCGTTCAAGGCGGCCAAGGGCTGA
- the azu gene encoding azurin: MKAWMVAVGLGALMLAPSAMARVCAVSIDSTDQMSFSSREIKVAADCSEVDLTLRHTGKLAATAMGHNWVLTRTADYQPVAMAGMRMTLADSYLPKADKRVLAHTKVIGGGETTRVRFSTKGLQKGGDYTFFCSFPGHFAMMKGKFVFG; encoded by the coding sequence ATGAAGGCTTGGATGGTAGCGGTGGGGCTGGGCGCGTTGATGCTGGCGCCGTCGGCGATGGCGCGCGTATGTGCGGTGAGCATCGACAGCACCGACCAGATGAGTTTCAGCAGCCGCGAGATCAAGGTGGCCGCCGATTGCAGCGAAGTGGACCTGACCCTGCGCCACACCGGCAAGCTGGCCGCCACCGCGATGGGCCATAACTGGGTGCTGACCCGCACCGCTGACTACCAGCCGGTGGCGATGGCGGGCATGCGCATGACCCTGGCCGACAGCTACCTGCCGAAGGCCGACAAGCGTGTTCTGGCCCACACCAAGGTGATCGGTGGTGGCGAGACCACCCGCGTGCGTTTTTCCACGAAGGGCCTGCAGAAGGGCGGTGATTACACCTTCTTCTGCTCGTTCCCCGGCCACTTCGCGATGATGAAGGGCAAGTTCGTCTTCGGTTGA
- a CDS encoding HAD-IA family hydrolase gives MRIDLLLLDVDGVLVQYQRAQRVLHLAQALDVPTAHVQAALYDSGLEAAHDSGTLDGARYLARLGELLGTTVTLPTWIAARYAASHPQLPVLQRLQALQVPIAVLTNNGALMTQALPTLLPQLFPALQDRVFCSADFGLRKPAPEVFLRTLAALGVAPAHALFVDDLFANVRGARAAGLHAETVRDGRGLGKVLKRYAVR, from the coding sequence ATGCGGATCGACCTTCTCCTGCTCGATGTCGATGGTGTGCTGGTGCAGTACCAGCGCGCGCAGCGCGTGCTGCACCTGGCGCAGGCGCTGGACGTGCCGACCGCGCACGTGCAGGCCGCGCTGTACGACAGCGGACTGGAAGCGGCACACGACAGCGGTACGCTGGATGGCGCGCGCTATCTGGCCCGGCTTGGCGAACTGCTCGGCACAACGGTAACGCTGCCAACCTGGATCGCCGCACGCTACGCGGCCAGCCACCCGCAACTGCCGGTACTGCAACGGCTGCAGGCACTGCAGGTGCCTATCGCGGTGCTGACCAACAACGGTGCGTTGATGACGCAGGCGCTGCCGACGCTGCTGCCGCAGCTGTTTCCTGCATTGCAGGATCGCGTGTTCTGCAGCGCGGATTTCGGCCTGCGCAAACCTGCGCCGGAGGTGTTCCTGCGCACGCTCGCAGCCCTCGGCGTGGCACCGGCGCACGCGCTGTTCGTCGATGACCTGTTCGCCAACGTGCGCGGTGCGCGCGCGGCGGGCCTGCACGCGGAAACCGTGCGGGACGGACGCGGACTGGGCAAGGTACTGAAGCGCTACGCGGTGCGGTAG
- a CDS encoding acetylornithine transaminase, translating into MTAATDPLISLSHYYLPVYKPRQVVLERGQGARVWDSQGREFIDLAAGIAVCGLGHNDPDLVAALVEQAGKLWHTSNVFYSAPPLHLAEELVKSSRFAERVFLCNSGAEANEVAIKMVRKWASSQGRPADKRVIITFRGSFHGRTMGAVTATAQPKYQEGYEPLPGGFRYIDFNDEVQLETAMAAGDVAAVMLEPIQGEGGVMPAKSGFLKRVRELCDQHNALLVLDEIQAGMGRTGTLFAHWQDDVVPDMVTLAKALGGGFPIGAMLAGPKVAETMQFGAHGTTFGGNPLAAAVARVALRKLASAEIAANVSRQSKALRDGFARINDEFKVFSEVRGRGLMLGAVLSKEFAGQAGAILDHAAEQGLLTLQAGPDVLRFVPSLNITDEEVAEGLKRLRAAIAAFVAAR; encoded by the coding sequence ATGACCGCCGCTACCGATCCGCTGATCTCCCTGTCGCACTACTACCTGCCGGTGTACAAGCCCCGCCAGGTGGTGCTGGAGCGAGGCCAGGGCGCCCGCGTGTGGGACAGCCAGGGGCGTGAGTTCATCGACCTGGCCGCAGGCATCGCCGTGTGCGGCCTGGGCCACAACGACCCGGACCTGGTCGCCGCGCTGGTCGAACAGGCCGGCAAGCTGTGGCATACCAGCAACGTGTTCTACAGCGCGCCGCCGCTGCACCTGGCCGAGGAACTGGTGAAGTCCAGCCGCTTCGCCGAGCGCGTGTTCCTGTGCAACTCCGGCGCCGAAGCCAACGAAGTGGCGATCAAGATGGTCCGCAAGTGGGCCTCCAGCCAAGGCCGGCCGGCCGACAAGCGCGTGATCATCACTTTCCGCGGCAGCTTCCATGGCCGCACCATGGGTGCGGTGACCGCCACCGCGCAGCCGAAGTACCAGGAAGGCTACGAGCCGCTGCCGGGTGGCTTCCGCTACATCGACTTCAACGATGAGGTGCAGCTGGAAACCGCGATGGCCGCCGGCGACGTGGCGGCGGTGATGCTGGAGCCGATCCAGGGCGAGGGCGGGGTGATGCCGGCCAAGTCCGGTTTCCTCAAGCGCGTACGCGAACTGTGCGACCAGCACAACGCACTGCTGGTACTGGACGAGATCCAGGCCGGCATGGGCCGCACCGGCACGCTGTTCGCGCACTGGCAGGACGACGTGGTGCCGGACATGGTGACCCTGGCCAAGGCGCTGGGTGGTGGTTTCCCGATTGGTGCGATGCTGGCCGGCCCGAAGGTGGCCGAGACCATGCAGTTCGGTGCCCACGGCACCACCTTCGGCGGCAATCCGCTGGCCGCGGCTGTCGCTCGAGTGGCGCTGCGCAAGCTGGCTTCGGCCGAGATCGCGGCCAATGTCAGTCGCCAGTCGAAGGCACTGCGCGATGGCTTCGCCCGCATCAATGACGAGTTCAAGGTGTTCAGCGAGGTGCGCGGTCGCGGCCTGATGCTGGGTGCGGTGCTGAGCAAGGAGTTTGCTGGCCAGGCTGGCGCCATCCTCGACCACGCTGCCGAACAGGGCTTGTTGACCCTGCAGGCCGGCCCGGACGTGCTGCGCTTCGTGCCGTCGTTGAACATCACCGACGAAGAAGTGGCCGAAGGCCTGAAGCGCCTGCGCGCGGCGATTGCTGCGTTCGTCGCAGCGCGCTGA
- a CDS encoding ion transporter: MRPFSAPQLNPATETGWRRQWFDIIYRHDSRPSRNFDLILVVAIIASVIVVMIDSVQHLHARWSTGLYILEWTFTVLFTAEYLLRLAVVRRPLRYALSIWGIIDVLAILPTYLSLFIPGAQSLLVVRALRILRVFRILKLTRYVEESGVLMESLWRSRRKVLVFLFTVITITIIAGALMYLIEGPNHGFTSIPSSMYWAVVTMATVGFGDIVPQTVLGRFVTSVLILIGYSIIAVPTGIYTAELASTMREAELAARRDARGCPHCGLEGHEPDARHCRKCGGPLPDTFSH, encoded by the coding sequence ATGCGACCGTTTTCCGCCCCCCAGCTGAACCCCGCCACCGAGACCGGCTGGCGCCGCCAGTGGTTCGACATCATCTACCGCCACGACAGCCGGCCCTCGCGCAATTTCGACCTGATCCTGGTGGTGGCCATCATCGCCAGCGTCATCGTGGTGATGATCGACAGCGTGCAGCACCTGCATGCGCGCTGGTCCACCGGCCTGTACATCCTGGAATGGACCTTCACCGTCCTTTTCACCGCCGAATACCTGCTGCGGCTGGCGGTGGTGCGTCGGCCGCTGCGCTACGCGCTGAGCATCTGGGGCATCATCGATGTGCTGGCGATCCTGCCCACCTACCTGTCGCTGTTCATTCCCGGCGCGCAGAGTCTGCTGGTGGTGCGTGCGCTGCGCATCCTGCGGGTGTTCCGCATCCTCAAGCTGACCCGCTACGTCGAAGAAAGCGGTGTGCTGATGGAGTCGTTGTGGCGCAGCCGGCGCAAGGTGCTGGTGTTCCTGTTCACGGTCATCACCATCACCATCATCGCCGGCGCGCTGATGTACCTGATCGAAGGCCCCAACCATGGCTTCACCAGCATCCCCAGCAGCATGTACTGGGCGGTGGTGACGATGGCCACGGTCGGCTTCGGCGACATCGTGCCGCAGACCGTGCTCGGCCGCTTCGTCACCTCGGTGCTGATCCTGATCGGTTACAGCATCATCGCCGTGCCGACCGGCATCTACACCGCCGAACTGGCCAGCACCATGCGCGAAGCCGAACTGGCCGCGCGCCGCGATGCACGTGGCTGTCCGCACTGCGGGCTGGAAGGCCACGAGCCCGATGCGCGGCACTGCCGCAAGTGTGGCGGACCGTTGCCGGATACGTTCAGCCACTGA
- a CDS encoding SDR family oxidoreductase produces the protein MGSLQGKTLFITGASRGIGLAIALRAARDGANVAIAAKSSVPNPKLPGTIHSAAEAVTAAGGQGLALKCDIREEDQVQAAVAAAVDTFGGIDILINNASAIWLRGTLDTPMKRFDLMQQVNSRGSFLCAQACLPYLLQAPNPHILTLAPPPSLDPKWWGAHTGYTLAKMGMSFVTLGLAAEFGPQGVAVNALWPRTVIATDAINMIPGVDVGGCRTPQIMADAAHAVLVREAAGFHGRFLIDDEVLAETGVTDLSGYAVDASRPLLPDLFLD, from the coding sequence GTGGGCAGTCTGCAGGGCAAGACCCTTTTCATTACCGGTGCCTCGCGTGGCATCGGCCTGGCGATCGCATTGCGCGCCGCGCGCGATGGCGCCAACGTCGCCATTGCCGCCAAGTCGTCGGTGCCCAATCCGAAGCTGCCGGGCACCATCCACAGTGCCGCCGAGGCGGTGACCGCAGCGGGTGGCCAGGGCCTGGCGCTGAAGTGCGACATCCGCGAGGAAGACCAGGTGCAGGCAGCCGTTGCTGCCGCCGTGGACACCTTCGGTGGCATCGACATCCTGATCAACAACGCCAGCGCCATCTGGTTGCGCGGCACCCTGGACACGCCGATGAAGCGCTTCGACCTGATGCAGCAGGTCAATTCGCGCGGCAGTTTCCTGTGCGCGCAGGCCTGCCTGCCGTACCTGCTGCAGGCGCCGAACCCGCACATCCTGACCCTCGCACCGCCGCCGAGCCTCGATCCCAAGTGGTGGGGCGCGCACACCGGCTACACGCTGGCGAAGATGGGCATGAGCTTCGTCACTCTCGGCCTGGCCGCCGAGTTCGGCCCGCAGGGCGTGGCCGTCAATGCGTTGTGGCCGCGCACGGTCATTGCTACCGATGCGATCAACATGATTCCTGGCGTGGACGTCGGCGGCTGCCGCACACCGCAGATCATGGCCGATGCCGCGCATGCGGTGCTGGTGCGTGAAGCGGCCGGCTTCCACGGCCGGTTCCTGATCGATGATGAGGTGCTGGCCGAAACCGGCGTGACCGATCTTTCCGGCTATGCGGTGGATGCGTCGCGTCCGTTGCTGCCGGATCTGTTCCTGGATTGA
- a CDS encoding serine/threonine-protein kinase, with amino-acid sequence MPVSNDAPTHALKADSFGRILLVQGPEGPFVRRDLGATPLWLRLPAWWLARREARALKHIHGMADVPQLLDWNGRHLDRSFMAGDAMYQRPPRGDVAWFRAARRLLQQLHRRGVAHNDLAKEANWLVTEDGRPALIDFQLAVIGDPRSRWMRLLAREDLRHLLKHKRMYCRASLTPVEKRVLKRTSWVRDLWFATGKPVYRFVTRRILHWEDNEGQGPKP; translated from the coding sequence ATGCCTGTATCCAACGACGCGCCAACGCATGCACTGAAGGCCGACAGCTTTGGCCGGATCCTCCTCGTGCAGGGCCCGGAAGGCCCCTTCGTGCGCCGCGATCTGGGGGCCACGCCGCTGTGGCTGCGGCTGCCTGCGTGGTGGCTGGCGCGGCGCGAAGCGCGCGCGCTGAAGCACATCCACGGCATGGCCGACGTGCCGCAACTGCTGGACTGGAATGGCCGCCACCTGGACCGCAGCTTCATGGCCGGTGATGCGATGTACCAGCGCCCGCCGCGCGGAGACGTGGCCTGGTTCCGCGCCGCGCGCCGCCTGCTGCAGCAGCTGCATCGACGTGGTGTGGCCCACAACGACCTGGCCAAGGAAGCCAACTGGCTGGTGACCGAGGACGGTCGACCGGCGCTGATCGACTTCCAGCTGGCGGTGATCGGCGACCCGCGCTCGCGCTGGATGCGCTTGCTGGCGCGCGAAGACCTGCGCCACCTGCTCAAGCACAAGCGCATGTACTGCCGCGCGTCGCTGACGCCGGTGGAGAAGCGCGTGCTCAAGCGCACCTCGTGGGTGCGCGACCTCTGGTTCGCCACCGGCAAGCCGGTCTACCGCTTCGTCACCCGCCGCATCCTGCATTGGGAAGACAACGAAGGGCAGGGCCCTAAGCCATGA
- a CDS encoding bifunctional DedA family/phosphatase PAP2 family protein codes for MDSSWIDATLAWIAAHPVLAGAVIFLIAFCDAVIILGAIVPALPLLFAVGVFIGLGQISGPYAVAAAALGAFAGDGISYWIGRRWGDRLRGVWPFSRYPQLLDRGENLFRRNAFKSILIARYVGAIRPFVPAIAGMMKMPASRYVQASGIASISWAVLFLAPGWILGEAYDTVAAVAGRLVVVAGLLAVILSLVWAIVLYGYRWSAARMDNWLARLLDWSNRHPTLGRYTVGVLDPKRRESVPLAMLALMLLLLGWGWFALLTVVVAHGEPLAVDLLVHQAMLALRNPLADYPMAALASLGAWQVLLPATAAAMGYLVWRRRWMAAAHWLAALAFGLALTKLLGATVDVVRPIDASSGFGFPSVSVTMATITFGFFAVLIAREMPGRTRVWPYLVSGIVVSLIGFSRLYLGAHWLSDVIGGMLFGTFWLLVLGIAYRRRFNRSFWVKPVAWLFYGVFAVAAMWYAPRNIAIKLERFEPTLPAPLAMDAQAWWQHDWAKLPARRNEFDDDQRWPLDVQVAGPLAQLQAQLEARGWQVQAQAGWQEALLMLDKNTGADELPVLPATLDTRVEALLMVRQGAQADERYVLRLWQAPAQLQPGDTPLWLGSAQTLRYERHFQWIGMWHPVRGIDPALNAVKEAVQALPQQEAVHPETGLPVLRLKTTAP; via the coding sequence ATGGACTCTTCATGGATCGACGCCACCCTCGCGTGGATTGCCGCTCATCCCGTGTTGGCGGGTGCGGTCATCTTTCTGATCGCCTTCTGCGATGCGGTCATCATTCTTGGCGCCATCGTGCCGGCGCTGCCGTTGCTGTTTGCCGTCGGCGTGTTCATCGGCCTGGGCCAGATCTCCGGGCCGTATGCGGTTGCAGCCGCAGCGCTGGGTGCATTCGCCGGTGATGGCATCAGCTACTGGATAGGCCGGCGCTGGGGCGACCGCCTGCGTGGCGTCTGGCCGTTCAGCCGTTACCCGCAGCTGCTCGACCGGGGCGAGAACCTGTTCCGCCGCAATGCATTCAAGAGCATCCTGATCGCCCGCTATGTCGGCGCGATCCGGCCATTCGTGCCCGCCATTGCCGGCATGATGAAGATGCCTGCCAGCCGTTATGTGCAGGCCAGTGGCATCGCCAGTATTTCCTGGGCTGTGCTGTTCCTGGCCCCGGGCTGGATCCTCGGCGAGGCCTACGACACCGTCGCTGCAGTTGCCGGCCGGCTGGTCGTGGTGGCGGGCCTGCTGGCGGTGATCCTCAGCCTGGTCTGGGCCATCGTGCTGTACGGCTATCGCTGGTCGGCCGCACGCATGGACAACTGGCTGGCCCGCCTGCTCGACTGGTCCAACCGGCACCCGACACTCGGTCGCTACACCGTCGGCGTGCTCGACCCGAAGCGCCGCGAGTCGGTACCGCTGGCGATGCTGGCGCTGATGCTGCTGCTGTTGGGCTGGGGCTGGTTCGCCCTGTTGACCGTGGTGGTCGCCCATGGCGAGCCCCTGGCGGTGGATCTTCTGGTGCACCAGGCAATGCTGGCCCTGCGCAATCCGCTGGCCGATTACCCGATGGCCGCTTTGGCGTCGTTGGGCGCATGGCAGGTGCTGCTGCCGGCAACCGCTGCGGCAATGGGCTACCTGGTCTGGCGCCGGCGCTGGATGGCGGCCGCCCATTGGCTGGCCGCATTGGCCTTCGGCCTGGCCCTGACCAAACTGCTCGGCGCCACCGTTGATGTGGTGCGCCCGATCGATGCCAGCAGCGGCTTCGGCTTCCCGTCGGTGTCAGTGACCATGGCCACCATCACCTTCGGCTTCTTCGCAGTGTTGATCGCCCGAGAAATGCCCGGCCGCACCCGCGTCTGGCCCTACCTGGTGTCAGGCATCGTGGTCAGCTTGATCGGCTTCTCGCGCCTGTACCTGGGCGCGCACTGGCTGAGCGACGTCATCGGCGGCATGTTGTTCGGCACCTTCTGGCTGCTGGTGCTGGGCATCGCCTATCGCCGCCGCTTCAACCGCTCGTTCTGGGTCAAGCCGGTGGCATGGCTGTTCTACGGCGTCTTCGCGGTGGCGGCGATGTGGTACGCACCGCGCAACATCGCCATCAAGCTGGAACGCTTCGAGCCGACCTTGCCGGCACCGCTGGCGATGGACGCGCAGGCCTGGTGGCAGCACGACTGGGCGAAGCTGCCGGCGCGTCGCAACGAGTTCGACGATGACCAGCGCTGGCCGCTGGATGTGCAGGTGGCCGGTCCGTTGGCGCAGCTGCAGGCGCAGCTGGAAGCGCGCGGCTGGCAGGTGCAGGCGCAGGCCGGCTGGCAGGAAGCGCTGCTGATGCTGGACAAGAACACCGGCGCCGATGAACTGCCGGTGCTGCCGGCGACCTTGGATACGCGCGTCGAAGCGCTGCTGATGGTGCGCCAGGGCGCACAGGCTGATGAGCGCTACGTGCTGCGCCTGTGGCAGGCACCGGCACAGCTGCAGCCGGGCGACACCCCGTTGTGGCTGGGCAGCGCACAGACCCTGCGCTACGAGCGTCACTTCCAGTGGATCGGCATGTGGCACCCGGTGCGCGGGATCGATCCGGCGTTGAACGCGGTGAAGGAAGCGGTGCAGGCGCTGCCTCAGCAGGAAGCCGTGCACCCGGAGACCGGGCTGCCGGTGCTGCGGTTGAAGACCACCGCGCCCTGA
- a CDS encoding LON peptidase substrate-binding domain-containing protein gives MSGEGSLPLFPLHTTLLPGAAIGLRVFEPRYLDLVRETGRSGEGFGVCLILEGHEVGAPATPAAFGVQVKIEDFDVGADGVLQLRLRGTRRFHVERTRVRDNGLVVADVRWCDEDPDDELRPQHALLATVLDHIIEQAGTAFAPATPALMDQASWVSWRLGELLPLSEQQRLQLLQLDDPHQRLQQLLGWMP, from the coding sequence ATGAGCGGTGAGGGTTCGCTGCCGCTGTTCCCGCTGCATACGACGCTGCTTCCGGGAGCGGCCATCGGGCTGCGCGTGTTCGAGCCACGCTACCTGGATCTGGTCCGCGAAACTGGGCGCAGCGGCGAAGGTTTCGGTGTCTGCCTGATCCTGGAAGGGCACGAAGTGGGAGCGCCGGCAACGCCGGCCGCCTTCGGCGTGCAGGTGAAGATCGAGGATTTCGACGTCGGCGCCGATGGCGTGCTGCAGCTGCGATTGCGCGGCACCCGCCGTTTCCATGTCGAGCGCACGCGCGTGCGCGACAACGGGTTGGTGGTGGCCGATGTGCGCTGGTGCGATGAGGATCCCGATGACGAACTGCGTCCGCAGCATGCGCTGCTGGCGACGGTACTGGACCACATCATCGAGCAGGCGGGCACGGCATTCGCACCGGCCACGCCGGCCTTGATGGATCAGGCCAGCTGGGTCAGCTGGCGGCTGGGCGAACTGCTGCCGCTGAGCGAACAGCAGCGCCTGCAGCTGCTGCAGCTGGACGACCCGCATCAGCGCCTGCAGCAGCTGCTGGGCTGGATGCCGTAA